In the Microcebus murinus isolate Inina chromosome 14, M.murinus_Inina_mat1.0, whole genome shotgun sequence genome, one interval contains:
- the LOC105863936 gene encoding anthrax toxin receptor-like encodes MGSQSPRVPGFTLVLLLLPPPLMLSMGSFRYHSANGRINYDYSNPYPMSFQEQNERAGKGHGKRSQEYCNGAFDIYFILDRSDNMKSWPDLYTCVKHIAGKYVNPKLRMSFITFSTKAEVNIWLTSNRESIRDQLTLLEDIEPHGETNLQKGIRKANEQIRQAMSDDIKVSSVIIIFLSGKLMPETFKETQEELAKAQRMGAYIYFVSANVNNREQVEALVDSPDHRFALGNGPAERYGLVDLIGTKACLEVRSVEPSTVCLGESKQVVIHGYGFNNAKEKDQVICRFKFRNTKVIDQRPIGMGENSIICPAPNIESHEEQVFVEASLNDGKNFLSNDLSIKSTGCSAGPQRSASLVQDDDDDDFISGSRRKSILPIPGLPIPGIPGLPIPGLGGDPEPAGPLEGLTSNPLFLPLLLLALLGLLLLICGIWYLCRRKKKSGQRAEKVELACVPLATQPVTPCPPQPAVCPAPTVVVSCCENQGVCRLCRTRMRKDNLGTMCGFAQPSCNQVSPMWCPRRFQGRCLNLPLMQPPCAPCGPKFCLRYNQDCLPMTQAPCVSKVCLPHSWDCLPMTQAPCMSRCQQLPASCSRPSSRMLQLSPPPAQCLRRMPMSLPPL; translated from the exons TGGAAAGAGGAGTCAGGAGTACTGCAATGGAGCCTTTGACATCTACTTCATTTTGGACAG GTCCGACAACATGAAGTCCTGGCCTGACCTTTACACCTGTGTGAAGCACATTGCAGGGAAATACGTAAA CCCGAAGCTGCGAATGTCCTTCATCACCTTCTCTACAAAAGCTGAAGTCAACATCTGGCTCACCTCAAACAG agAAAGCATCCGTGACCAACTTACCCTATTGGAGGACATTGAACCTCACGGAGAAACTAACTTGCAGAAAGGAATTAGAAAG GCAAATGAGCAGATTCGACAAGCCATGTCTGACG ACATCAAGGTGTCCAGCGTGATTATCATTTTCCTCAGTGGAAAACTGATGCCAGAAACATTTAAGGAGACGCAGGAGGAA CTTGCCAAGGCTCAGAGAATGGGGGCGTACATCTACTTCGTGAGTGCGAACGTGAACAACAGAGAGCAG GTGGAAGCACTTGTAGACAGCCCAGACCACAGGTTCGCATTAGGCAACGGACCCGCTGAGCGGTATGGCCTAGTGGACTTG ATCGGAACAAAGGCCTGTCTTGAGGTTCGATCTGTGGAGCCTTCCACTGTGTGCCTGGGAG AATCCAAGCAAGTGGTTATTCATGGATATGGCTTTAATAATGCAAAGGAGAAGGACCAAGTTATTTGCAGATTCAAGTTCAGGAACACCAAAGTCATTG ATCAACGACCAATCGGTATGGGTGAGAATTCCATCATTTGCCCTGCACCAAACATAGAAAGTCATGAAGA GCAGGTCTTTGTTGAAGCAAGCCTGAATGATGGCAAAAACTTCCTCTCCAATGACCTTAGTATAAAGAGCACCGGCTGT AGCGCTGGTCCCCAACGCAGTGCCAGTCTAGTCCAAGACGACGACGACGACGACTTCATCAGTGGTTCACGGCGGAAGAGTATCCTACCAATACCGGGCCTACCAATACCGGGCATACCAGGCCTACCAATACCGGGCCTTGGAGGTGATCCCGAGCCAGCTGGCCCATTGGAGGGCTTGACAAGCAACCCTTTATTCTTACCCCTGCtcctgctggccctgctggggcTCCTGCTGCTGATATGTGGGATCTGGTATCTGTGCCGCAGGAAG AAGAAGTCTGGGCAGAGGGCAGAAAAG GTGGAACTGGCGTGTGTCCCGTTAGCAACACAGCCCGTGACACCATGCCCACCGCAACCTGCCGTCTGCCCGGCCCCCACAGTGGTTGTCAGTTGCTGTGAGAACCAAGGAGTGTGCAGACTGTGCAGGACGAGAATGAGGAAG GACAATCTGGGCACCATGTGTGGCTTCGCTCAGCCCAGCTGCAACCAGGTGTCACCGATGTGGTGTCCACGCAGGTTCCAG GGGAGGTGCCTCAACTTACCCCTGATGCAGCCCCCATGTGCACCCTGCGGCCCCAAGTTCTGCCTTCGATACAACCAGGATTGCCTTCCGATGACACAGGCACCCTGCGTCTCGAAGGTCTGCCTTCCACACAGCTGGGATTGCCTGCCCATGACGCAAGCACCTTGCATGTCCAGGTGCCAACAGCTCCCAGCCAGCTGCTCCAGGCCTTCCTCCAGGATGCTGCAGCTatcccctccccctgctcagTGTCTCCGCAGAATGCCTATGTCCCTCCCACCCCTATAG